The Mustelus asterias chromosome 23, sMusAst1.hap1.1, whole genome shotgun sequence genome window below encodes:
- the lmtk2 gene encoding serine/threonine-protein kinase LMTK2 isoform X2, with translation MACEITAGLAHLHKHSFVHSDLALRNCFLTTDLTVKIGDYGIGFSRYREDYIVSNDGQYIPLRWISPELVGDVYGSMVVAEQTRRSNIWSLGVVLWELFESANQPYMHLSDKEVLIFVIKEQQIKLPKPRLELTHSDRWYEVLQFCWLAPEKRPAAEEIHRLLTYLRMQSQKECEDDFEIRWNALKSSNTNRQAMANNSSFPILEHFVAERLNQEMDDILTVTETSKGLNFEYVWETAKLDHFEDHVQGTDGAKVNYQSIFYPTCAFEKSGFSIVHTHSDDKFTRKEADGSPLAVSGIVPVFDAHYPSVGSEYYIQLEEQGETNLDADENSDYPNKGAPLAKDPESFVILRDSGDELNPVVGFLPRYSQKSEVTEAMLGSYTSSYTESPRHNNIFYDHRLGEMPFNKGFLNTDEIIMLDLPELSEAKRKSASGLVSSKETPMESLIHQPTPLDVNTSSPFLKDTLDTLYTHSINNHDSLEFLQSEKLSSNYLFLKENKLLHDSSPKGDASNEMKIGHSRNNFATLSDVGVASASHVPADCGMDLGLTIQSKQLYGSQQHGSTGSLTKEVSSQSGSLQPLIENKQGLCVFLDEGKTTCEEQQVNQELDEGCIIYDSSGLGCDTTDGCTSKCNITLPHEHCQETAQCSESAAASMCNNAKKHFLKEDTTPGMAEENSAGITIPESSKHMEVADVALTHSPCSITLNEDNLKQLVQDAVKTSAIHLMPEPMLKTLENSPLAEAPSLSESEESLASVHCVCSPTEFQKTLDIVPLSEASSESKNVELLISIPSRHTAVGALKTLETRDIPEPSSNSFANTESMVSVPSSDLSNHISPVEEDSASFLHLNSEQSSETPGSLDSLEMHGVLGALETQNTVPQKLKPPQKQPDSGYETENLESPEWTSQCYNANTSPTSTAPDAPSAEFPNTFPSNPLIVVSKEDALPAVAIIDGDAPKEASNMLTNNSHQNSHRDSAYFSDNDSEPDKRTDCENVERSTEESDLKNATGCEINQVVADHSDKLATPFDFCDALSSTASAKSLNFKNKESPHFGSDHEGEFPNNFKTRINRVSNDENSDECLDDMRAIATDGPVSMPEVLFNPPDFSTQFSENMKEDFGIVVEKDIKKPLSKGNEGTRLKEPDVEGRYLGRLDTSEFFDPSEEQDGMEADEEDENSDDSEDDYRGYSINSPSSDSEDDAAHPVPIVVTENDDGKALRSLLKDSGPTDLEADPIKRRVKKVVSFFDDVTVFLFDQETPTKELGEHSAAENSQVSDGGSPIVSTGSHFSNRFSNSESSTDEEGGGFEWEDDFSMTSSDSSFISQTSNRIGSLKQSPSPALRYFSPPPSSRALEQKWTDTSSSYSRFSISPSNIASFSLTHLTDSDIEQGGSSEDGEKD, from the exons GAGGATTATATTGTAAGTAATGATGGTCAGTACATTCCTCTGCGATGGATTTCACCTGAGCTTGTGGGTGACGTCTATGGGAGCATGGTGGTAGCAGAACAGACGAGACGCAGCAATATCTG GTCATTGGGTGTTGTGTTGTGGGAGTTATTTGAGAGTGCCAACCAGCCTTACATGCACCTTTCCGACAAAGAGGTGCTAATCTTCGTTATAAAGGAACAGCAAATTAAACTCCCCAAGCCACGGCTGGAGTTGACTCACTCTGACAGATG GTACGAAGTTCTGCAGTTCTGTTGGTTAGCTCCAGAAAAGAGACCAGCTGCCGAGGAGATCCACAGGCTGCTAACTTATCTCCGCATGCAAAGTCAAAAGGAATGTGAAGATGACTTTGAAATAAGATGGAATGCACTGAAGTCCAGCAATACCAATCGGCAAGCTATGGCAAATAATTCATCTTTTCCAATCCTGGAGCATTTTGTTGCTGAGCGACTGAACCAGGAAATGGATGATATCCTAACAGTTACTGAAACAAGTAAAGGATTAAATTTTGAGTATGTATGGGAGACTGCTAAGCTTGACCATTTTGAAGACCATGTGCAGGGAACTGATGGGGCAAAGGTAAACTACCAGAGCATCTTCTACCCCACATGTGCTTTTGAGAAAAGCGGTTTCTCAATAGTTCACACTCATTCAGATGATAAATTCACAAGAAAAGAGGCTGATGGAAGTCCACTTGCTGTATCGGGGATTGTTCCTGTATTCGATGCCCATTATCCGTCAGTTGGGAGTGAATATTATATACAGTTGGAGGAACAAGGTGAAACTAACTTGGACGCTGATGAAAATTCAGATTATCCTAACAAAGGAGCCCCTCTGGCCAAGGACCCCGAGTCCTTTGTTATCCTCAGAGATTCAGGGGATGAGTTGAATCCAGTTGTAGGTTTCTTGCCGCGCTACAGTCAAAAGTCTGAAGTAACTGAGGCAATGCTTGGTTCCTATACTTCTAGCTATACTGAAAGCCCTCGCCACAACAATATCTTTTATGATCATAGGTTAGGCGAAATGCCTTTTAACAAAGGATTTTTAAACACTGATGAAATCATAATGCTTGATCTCCCTGAACTTAGTGAGGCTAAAAGAAAAAGTGCATCTGGTCTAGTTTCAAGTAAAGAAACTCCCATGGAGTCCTTAATTCATCAACCTACACCACTTGACGTAAATACTTCCAGTCCCTTTTTGAAAGATACATTGGATACACTTTACACACACAGCATCAATAATCATGACAGTTTGGAAttcctccagtctgagaaactGTCTTCTAACTATCTTTTTCTTAAAGAAAATAAACTTTTACATGACTCCTCACCCAAAGGTGATGCCAGCAATGAAATGAAAATTGGACACTCTAGGAATAATTTTGCCACTTTATCGGACGTTGGTGTAGCCTCCGCATCACACGTCCCTGCTGACTGTGGAATGGACCTGGGGTTGACCATTCAAAGTAAGCAATTATACGGTTCTCAACAGCATGGATCTACGGGCAGTCTTACTAAAGAAGTTAGTTCACAGAGTGGATCTTTGCAGCCTCTGATAGAAAATAAACAGGGGCTCTGCGTTTTTTTAGATGAGGGTAAAACCACTTGTGAAGAACAGCAAGTTAACCAGGAGTTAGATGAAGGATGTATAATATACGATAGCTCAGGGTTAGGATGTGACACTACTGATGGCTGCACCTCCAAATGTAATATCACTTTGCCTCACGAACACTGCCAAGAGACTGCTCAGTGCAGTGAAAGTGCCGCTGCTAGCATGTGCAATAATGCCAAAAAGCATTTCCTTAAAGAAGACACAACCCCTGGAATGGCAGAAGAAAATTCAGCTGGCATCACCATACCAGAGTCATCAAAGCACATGGAAGTAGCAGATGTTGCTCTGACTCATAGTCCGTGTTCAATCACTCTGAATGAAGACAACTTAAAACAACTGGTGCAAGATGCCGTCAAAACGTCAGCTATACATTTGATGCCTGAGCCCATGTTGAAAACATTAGAAAATAGTCCCCTTGCTGAAGCCCCGAGTCTGTCTGAAAGCGAAGAATCACTGGCTTCAGTTCATTGTGTTTGTTCTCCAACAGAGTTTCAAAAAACATTAGACATTGTTCCTCTGTCTGAAGCCTCCAGTGAATCCAAAAATGTTGAACTGTTAATCTCCATTCCTTCAAGACACACTGCAGTCGGGGCTTTGAAAACACTGGAGACTAGAGATATACCTGAACCCTCATCCAATAGTTTTGCAAATACTGAATCTATGGTTTCTGTGCCTTCCTCAGATTTATCAAATCACATTAGCCCTGTGGAAGAAGATAGTGCATCTTTCTTGCATCTTAATTCAGAACAATCGTCAGAAACGCCAGGTTCTTTGGACTCCCTAGAGATGCACGGGGTGTTGGGAGCTTTAGAAACACAAAATACAGTTCCTCAGAAATTAAAGCCACCTCAGAAGCAACCTGACAGTGGCTATGAAACTGAAAATCTGGAATCACCAGAATGGACATCGCAGTGCTACAATGCAAACACGTCTCCCACCTCGACTGCCCCGGATGCTCCCAGCGCGGAGTTTCCTAACActttcccctccaatccactcatTGTTGTATCCAAGGAGGATGCTCTCCCAGCAGTAGCTATCATTGATGGGGACGCTCCCAAAGAGGCCTCAAACATGTTAACTAATAATAGTCACCAGAATTCCCATAGAGACTCTGCTTATTTCTCAGATAATGATTCTGAACCAGATAAAAGAACCGACTGTGAGAATGTTGAGAGAAGTACTGAGGAAAGTGATCTTAAAAATGCTACTGGTTGTGAAATTAATCAGGTTGTTGCTGACCATAGTGACAAACTTGCAACACCGTTTGATTTCTGTGATGCACTGTCAAGTACTGCATCAGCTAAAAGCTTGAATTTTAAGAATAAGGAATCGCCGCATTTTGGCTCAGATCATGAAGGAGAATTTCCAAATAACTTTAAAACCAGAATTAATAGAGTGTCCAATGATGAAAATTCTGACGAGTGTTTGGATGACATGCGTGCAATTGCAACTGATGGGCCAGTATCCATGCCAGAGGTTTTGTTTAACCCCCCAGATTTCAGCACTCAGTTTTCTGAAAATATGAAGGAGGACTTTGGAATAGTTGTTGAGAAGGATATTAAGAAACCGTTATCGAAGGGTAATGAAGGAACTAGGCTGAAGGAACCCGATGTTGAAGGACGCTACCTTGGCAGGCTAGATACATCTGAATTTTTTGACCCATCTGAGGAACAAGATGGCATGGAagctgatgaagaagatgaaaacAGTGATGACTCGGAGGATGACTACAGAGGCTATTCCATTAATAGTCCCAGTTCAGACAGTGAAGATGATGCAGCACATCCAGTGCCAATAGTTGTGACCGAGAATGATGATGGAAAAGCTCTCAGGAGTTTGTTGAAAGACTCTGGACCCACTGATCTAGAAGCGGACCCAATAAAGAGACGAGTGAAGAAGGTGGTGTCGTTTTTTGATGATGTCACAGTCTTTCTGTTTGACCAG GAGACCCCTACCAAAGAACTGGGAGAGCATTCAGCAGCGGAAAACAGTCAGGTTTCTGACGGTGGCAGCCCCATTGTATCAACTGGCTCCCATTTCTCAAACAGGTTCTCAAACTCTGAGAGCTCCACTGACGAAGAAG GCGGTGGTTTTGAATGGGAAGATGATTTCTCCATGACCTCTTCCGATTCATCATTTATCAGTCAAACTTCAAATCGCATTGGTTCCTTAAAACAGTCCCCTTCTCCTGCCTTGAGATACTTTtcccctccaccatcctcccgggCCTTGGAGCAAAAGTGGACAGATACATCATCATCATATTCTCGTTTTTCTATCTCTCCGTCCAACATTGCCagcttctctctcactcacctgacCGATTCAGATATTGAACAAGGAG GAAGCAGTGAAGATGGTGAAAAGGATTGA